From Halotia branconii CENA392, the proteins below share one genomic window:
- a CDS encoding thioredoxin family protein has translation MIKDSPVNTPEKPASTIGVRLRNFLVAIVAIALSVALVLGLRTETTSASLAQLEETSIPLEVAISNGKPSIVEFYADWCTVCQKMAPDMAELEQQYADQVNFVMLNVDNTKWLPEMLKYRVDGIPNFVFLAKNGETIAQAIGDQPRLVMASNLDALVTGSSLPYAQTSGQVSKFSAPAAPASNQDDPRSHGSQVVN, from the coding sequence ATGATTAAAGACTCACCAGTAAATACGCCTGAAAAGCCTGCATCTACGATTGGCGTGCGTCTGAGAAATTTCTTAGTTGCAATAGTAGCGATCGCTCTTAGTGTTGCTTTAGTCTTAGGCTTGCGAACTGAGACAACTTCAGCTTCTTTAGCTCAATTAGAAGAGACATCCATACCCCTAGAAGTAGCTATCAGTAACGGTAAGCCATCAATAGTAGAATTTTATGCAGATTGGTGTACTGTCTGCCAAAAAATGGCTCCAGATATGGCCGAACTAGAACAGCAGTATGCTGATCAAGTGAATTTTGTCATGCTGAATGTAGATAATACTAAATGGCTACCAGAGATGCTGAAATATCGGGTAGATGGCATTCCCAATTTTGTGTTTTTGGCTAAAAATGGAGAAACTATCGCCCAAGCGATCGGCGATCAGCCCCGCCTAGTCATGGCAAGTAATTTAGATGCTTTGGTTACTGGTTCATCTTTACCTTATGCCCAAACTAGCGGGCAAGTTTCCAAATTCTCAGCCCCCGCTGCACCAGCCAGTAATCAAGATGATCCACGCAGTCATGGTAGTCAAGTAGTTAACTGA
- the chlP gene encoding geranylgeranyl reductase, with amino-acid sequence MLSVNVKIGRRPLTLRVAVVGSGPAGSSAAETLAKAGIETYLFERKLDNAKPCGGAIPLCMVGEFDLPPEIIDRQVRKMKMISPSNREVDINLVNQEEYIGMCRREVLDGFMRDRAAKLGATLINATVHKLDIPINNTDPYTIHYVDHTAGGGQGITKTLKVDLIIGADGANSRIAKEMDAGDYNYAIAFQERIRLPEDKMAYYNNLAEMYVGNDVSTDFYAWVFPKYDHVAVGTGTMHINKASIKQLQAGIRARAFEKLAGGKIIKVEAHPIPEHPRPRRVVGRIALVGDAAGYVTKSSGEGIYFAAKSGRMCAETIVEMSNSGSRIPTEDDLKVYIKRWDKKYGLTYKVLDILQSVFYRSDATREAFVEMCGDMDVQKLTFDSYLYKTVVPANPITQLKITAKTLGSLIRGNALAP; translated from the coding sequence ATGCTTTCGGTAAATGTCAAGATTGGGAGAAGACCTTTGACACTACGGGTTGCTGTTGTTGGGTCAGGCCCTGCTGGTTCATCTGCCGCTGAAACACTGGCCAAAGCAGGAATTGAAACTTATTTGTTTGAGCGTAAGCTAGACAATGCTAAGCCCTGTGGGGGAGCTATTCCCCTGTGTATGGTGGGCGAATTTGACCTACCACCAGAGATTATTGATCGCCAAGTGCGAAAGATGAAAATGATTTCGCCCTCTAATCGTGAGGTTGATATCAATCTGGTAAATCAAGAAGAATATATAGGAATGTGCCGCCGTGAGGTGCTAGATGGTTTCATGCGCGATCGCGCGGCCAAACTCGGCGCAACTTTAATTAATGCAACTGTTCATAAACTCGATATACCCATAAACAATACCGATCCTTATACGATCCATTACGTTGACCATACAGCAGGCGGCGGACAGGGTATTACTAAAACCCTGAAAGTGGATTTAATTATTGGAGCGGATGGGGCTAATTCTCGGATTGCCAAAGAAATGGATGCTGGGGATTACAATTATGCGATCGCTTTCCAAGAGCGTATTCGTCTACCCGAAGATAAAATGGCGTATTACAACAACCTTGCCGAAATGTATGTCGGCAATGATGTTTCTACCGACTTCTACGCCTGGGTTTTCCCCAAATATGACCACGTAGCCGTGGGTACTGGCACAATGCATATTAATAAAGCCAGTATCAAACAGTTGCAAGCTGGTATCCGCGCCCGTGCTTTTGAAAAGCTAGCAGGCGGTAAAATTATCAAAGTCGAAGCCCATCCAATTCCTGAACATCCCCGTCCTCGTCGCGTTGTCGGTCGCATCGCTTTAGTCGGAGATGCTGCTGGCTATGTTACTAAGTCTTCTGGTGAAGGCATTTATTTTGCCGCTAAGTCTGGGCGGATGTGTGCCGAAACTATTGTGGAAATGTCCAATAGTGGTAGCCGTATTCCCACAGAAGACGACCTCAAAGTTTACATCAAGCGCTGGGATAAAAAATACGGACTCACTTACAAGGTATTGGATATCTTGCAAAGTGTGTTCTATCGTTCCGATGCTACCCGCGAGGCCTTTGTGGAAATGTGCGGTGATATGGATGTGCAGAAGCTCACATTTGATAGCTATCTGTATAAGACAGTTGTTCCCGCCAACCCCATCACTCAACTGAAAATTACTGCTAAGACTCTTGGTAGTCTGATTCGCGGTAACGCTTTAGCTCCCTAA
- a CDS encoding voltage-gated chloride channel family protein, producing the protein MNYLRQFEPFIALPHLIKWLPISFIVGILAGTASAVLLVSLEWATDWRESHQWIIALLPLGGFFSGWIYHQFGQTVEAGNNLLLEEIHNPKEIIPFRMAPLVLLGTDLTHLFGGSAGREGTALQMGASLADQLTKIFNFQGASRRILLTTGISAGFASVFGTPLAGTVFGLEVLAIGRIHYDALFPSLIAAVVGNQVTLLLGLHHTVYRHAPSIPTLTTWGLISAIIAGAIFGIVARFFAQLTHKISHFFKAKISYPPIRPLIGGALVATIVGLSGTTKYIGLGIPTIVDSFYVQLPPWDFAAKLGLTALTLGAGFKGGEVTPLFFIGATLGNALSLILTLPTPLLAGMGFVGVFAGAANTPLASTLMGIELFGLQAGIFIGIACVVSYLFSGHSGIYVAQRISLNKYSSVHLEDEATLGNYGQKKVEPKIELSDDLKERGSNYHE; encoded by the coding sequence ATGAACTATCTTCGTCAGTTTGAACCATTTATTGCCTTACCACATCTCATAAAATGGTTGCCTATTTCGTTTATTGTTGGCATTTTGGCTGGAACTGCTTCTGCGGTTCTTTTGGTATCATTGGAATGGGCAACTGATTGGCGAGAATCGCATCAGTGGATCATTGCCTTATTACCACTTGGCGGTTTTTTCAGCGGTTGGATTTATCATCAGTTTGGTCAAACTGTAGAAGCGGGAAATAACCTTTTACTTGAAGAAATCCATAACCCTAAAGAAATTATTCCTTTCCGTATGGCTCCTCTTGTTCTATTAGGAACAGACCTCACTCATTTATTTGGTGGTTCAGCTGGTCGTGAGGGTACAGCATTACAAATGGGTGCTTCTTTGGCAGACCAGTTGACTAAAATATTTAACTTTCAAGGAGCAAGTCGGCGAATTTTGCTAACGACAGGTATCAGCGCCGGATTTGCTTCAGTTTTTGGTACTCCCTTAGCTGGAACTGTCTTTGGTTTGGAAGTTTTAGCAATTGGTAGAATCCATTACGATGCCCTTTTTCCCTCTTTAATTGCAGCGGTAGTTGGCAATCAAGTGACTTTGCTGTTGGGTTTACATCACACAGTATACCGACACGCTCCGTCTATACCAACGCTGACAACTTGGGGGCTGATTTCGGCAATTATTGCAGGTGCAATCTTTGGGATAGTAGCGAGATTTTTTGCTCAATTAACTCATAAAATCAGTCACTTCTTTAAAGCCAAGATATCTTATCCTCCAATACGTCCTTTAATAGGCGGTGCGTTGGTAGCTACAATTGTTGGGTTAAGTGGCACAACTAAATATATTGGCCTTGGTATTCCAACTATCGTTGATTCTTTCTATGTTCAGCTACCTCCTTGGGATTTTGCAGCAAAACTTGGTTTGACTGCTCTGACTTTAGGAGCAGGTTTTAAAGGAGGGGAAGTGACTCCTTTATTTTTTATTGGTGCAACCTTAGGCAATGCTTTATCTTTGATTTTGACATTACCTACACCACTATTAGCAGGTATGGGATTTGTTGGTGTGTTTGCAGGTGCAGCTAATACGCCCTTGGCATCAACTTTGATGGGAATTGAACTCTTTGGGCTGCAAGCAGGAATATTTATTGGTATTGCTTGTGTAGTAAGCTACTTATTTTCAGGACATTCCGGTATTTATGTCGCCCAGCGGATTAGTTTGAATAAGTATTCTTCTGTACATTTAGAAGATGAAGCGACTTTGGGTAATTATGGGCAAAAAAAAGTTGAACCAAAAATTGAATTATCTGACGATCTCAAAGAAAGAGGGAGCAATTATCATGAGTAA
- a CDS encoding dipeptide ABC transporter ATP-binding protein, with protein MSKVLFGIENLRVAYPQRSQEELSWAVDDVSFTLQPGEKMGLVGESGCGKSTLGRAAMRLLPTSSRVEGRVTFQGQSVFDLTLPQLRKFRGEAVALIFQDPMTRLDPLMTIGKHCIETLQAHSPKLSDQEAKEKAIATLAKVNIPASRWHQYPHEFSGGMRQRVAIALALLLNPKLIVADEPTTSLDVTVSAQILQELTRLCAEENMALLLISHDLAMVAEYCDRIGVMYEGKMVEMGATESVFKQPQHEYTRSLLQAALHIQAVHDDGELIIADAQEQQSSIIHEQSPILQVTELKQHYTIEPNLIERLFKGQGQIIKAVDGINLDLYPGEILGLVGESGCGKSTLSRTILQLIRPTSGKVKFLGQDLTTLSRQEIRSSRRQMQMVFQDPHACLNPAMTVGQSIADPLFIHNLADVAKAKEQVLWMLQKVGLTPPQMYYERYPSDLSGGQQQRVAIARALITHPKLLICDEPVSMLDASVQSQVLDLMLQLKAEFELTYLFITHDLWLARFLCDRIAVMYGGKIVELGQTKQIFANPQHPYTKTLLAAAPLLARA; from the coding sequence ATGAGTAAAGTCTTATTTGGGATTGAAAATCTGCGAGTTGCTTATCCTCAGCGTAGCCAAGAGGAACTAAGCTGGGCAGTTGATGATGTATCTTTTACTTTGCAACCAGGTGAAAAAATGGGATTGGTGGGAGAATCTGGTTGTGGTAAATCTACCTTAGGACGGGCAGCCATGCGCTTGTTGCCAACTTCTAGCCGTGTTGAGGGACGGGTAACATTTCAAGGACAATCAGTATTTGATTTAACGCTACCTCAACTGCGAAAATTTCGGGGGGAAGCAGTAGCGCTGATTTTCCAAGATCCGATGACGCGTCTTGACCCGTTGATGACAATTGGCAAACACTGTATTGAAACCCTGCAAGCGCACTCACCAAAATTATCAGATCAAGAAGCCAAAGAAAAAGCGATCGCCACTTTAGCAAAAGTAAATATTCCCGCCAGTCGTTGGCATCAATATCCCCATGAGTTTAGCGGTGGAATGCGGCAAAGAGTAGCGATCGCCTTAGCTTTACTACTCAATCCTAAGTTAATTGTCGCCGATGAACCCACAACTAGTTTAGATGTTACCGTTTCCGCACAAATTTTACAAGAATTAACTCGTTTGTGTGCTGAAGAAAACATGGCCTTGCTGCTGATTTCTCACGACTTGGCAATGGTAGCTGAGTACTGCGATCGCATCGGTGTGATGTATGAAGGCAAAATGGTAGAAATGGGGGCGACAGAATCTGTATTTAAACAACCCCAGCACGAATACACGCGATCGCTCTTACAAGCAGCTTTGCATATTCAAGCTGTACATGATGATGGAGAATTAATAATTGCGGATGCCCAAGAACAGCAATCATCCATTATTCATGAGCAATCTCCAATTTTGCAAGTTACAGAACTCAAGCAACATTACACCATAGAGCCTAATTTGATCGAAAGGCTATTTAAAGGGCAAGGTCAAATTATTAAAGCCGTAGATGGCATTAACCTAGATTTGTATCCGGGGGAAATTTTAGGATTAGTTGGCGAGTCAGGTTGCGGCAAAAGTACATTGTCACGGACAATATTGCAACTCATTCGTCCGACATCTGGCAAAGTCAAATTTTTAGGCCAAGATTTAACTACGTTGTCACGCCAGGAAATTCGTTCTTCCCGACGACAAATGCAAATGGTGTTTCAAGATCCCCATGCTTGTCTCAATCCAGCTATGACTGTAGGGCAAAGTATCGCTGACCCTTTGTTTATTCACAATCTTGCTGATGTAGCCAAGGCCAAAGAACAGGTTTTATGGATGCTGCAAAAAGTAGGATTAACACCCCCACAAATGTATTATGAACGTTATCCCTCAGACTTGTCTGGTGGACAACAGCAGAGAGTAGCGATCGCTCGTGCTTTAATTACTCACCCTAAACTTTTAATTTGCGATGAGCCTGTGAGTATGTTAGATGCTAGTGTGCAGTCGCAAGTACTGGATTTAATGTTGCAATTAAAGGCAGAATTTGAGTTAACTTACTTATTTATCACCCATGATCTTTGGTTAGCGCGGTTTTTATGCGATCGCATTGCTGTGATGTATGGAGGCAAAATTGTAGAGTTAGGACAGACAAAACAGATTTTTGCCAATCCCCAACACCCATATACTAAAACCTTACTAGCTGCTGCTCCTTTACTAGCACGAGCTTAA
- a CDS encoding GNAT family N-acetyltransferase — translation MTIRHATEIDLPAIVAIYNAAIPSRTATADLEPVSVESRLAWFRGRSPLQRPLWVIDLEGVVVGWLSFQSFYGRPAYTKTAEISIYIAPTFHRHGLGRQLLAKAVRESPNLGIKNLVSFIFAHNQPSLKLFETFGFQPWGNLPQVAELDGIERDLIIMGLRIS, via the coding sequence TTGACTATCCGCCATGCGACTGAAATTGACTTACCTGCAATTGTGGCAATTTACAATGCTGCAATTCCCAGCCGCACCGCTACCGCTGATTTAGAGCCAGTTTCTGTAGAAAGTCGCCTAGCTTGGTTTCGGGGGCGATCGCCTTTACAGCGGCCGCTTTGGGTGATAGACCTAGAAGGTGTAGTTGTCGGCTGGCTAAGTTTTCAATCATTTTATGGACGACCAGCATATACTAAAACTGCCGAAATTAGTATTTATATCGCCCCAACTTTTCATCGACATGGTTTGGGAAGGCAACTTTTAGCAAAAGCAGTTCGCGAAAGTCCAAATTTAGGCATCAAAAACCTAGTCAGCTTTATTTTTGCTCACAATCAACCTAGTTTAAAGCTGTTTGAGACATTCGGGTTTCAACCTTGGGGAAATTTACCCCAAGTTGCAGAACTTGACGGCATTGAACGAGATTTAATAATTATGGGACTGCGAATTAGCTGA
- a CDS encoding alpha/beta hydrolase yields MSLQHITFSASNSEPPAGLIVTLHGWGANAEDVASLLPFFRLPNYQFVFPNAPYPFPDSATGRAWYDLRMENMFQGLAESRQLLTDWLQSLESSTGVPLSRTILSGFSQGGAMTLDVGLQLPLAGLIVMSGYLHPEIATATKSSFPPTLIMHGRNDQVVPLQAALKARETVEALGVATEYHEFDMGHEISPEMLEVLRKFVVNVMK; encoded by the coding sequence CTGTCTTTACAACATATTACTTTCTCAGCCTCAAATTCTGAACCTCCCGCCGGCTTGATAGTCACTCTGCACGGTTGGGGAGCTAATGCTGAGGATGTTGCATCTTTATTACCTTTTTTTAGATTACCTAATTACCAATTTGTATTTCCCAATGCGCCTTATCCTTTTCCTGATTCTGCAACAGGTAGGGCATGGTATGACTTGAGAATGGAGAATATGTTTCAAGGGTTAGCAGAAAGTCGACAACTGTTAACAGATTGGTTGCAATCTTTAGAAAGTAGTACTGGTGTACCTTTATCGCGGACTATTTTGAGTGGCTTTTCTCAAGGTGGCGCTATGACCTTAGATGTAGGATTACAACTGCCCTTAGCAGGTTTAATTGTGATGAGTGGATATTTACATCCTGAAATAGCAACAGCAACTAAAAGTAGTTTTCCACCAACTTTAATTATGCATGGCAGAAACGATCAAGTTGTGCCGCTGCAAGCTGCCTTAAAAGCACGGGAAACTGTAGAAGCTTTGGGCGTTGCGACAGAATATCACGAATTTGATATGGGACATGAAATTAGTCCCGAAATGTTAGAGGTGCTACGAAAGTTTGTAGTAAATGTAATGAAATAA
- the isiD gene encoding protein IsiD: MTTLSISKKEIAAMTAAEVEELATRLELDNYNNAFEGLNDWHVLRAIAFQRPELVEPYIYLLDLEPYDEA; the protein is encoded by the coding sequence ATGACAACTCTAAGCATTTCCAAAAAAGAAATTGCTGCCATGACCGCAGCAGAGGTGGAAGAACTAGCTACACGTTTGGAATTGGATAATTATAACAATGCTTTTGAGGGTTTAAATGATTGGCATGTATTGCGAGCGATCGCTTTTCAGCGCCCGGAGTTAGTGGAACCCTATATCTACCTCTTAGATTTAGAACCCTACGATGAAGCTTAG
- the coaBC gene encoding bifunctional phosphopantothenoylcysteine decarboxylase/phosphopantothenate--cysteine ligase CoaBC, producing the protein MLNPATLKKRVLIGVGGGIAAYKVCEVVSRLFKTGVEIRVILTRSAQEFITPLTLATLSRHCAYTDDSFWQPIHSRPLHIELGEWADLLLIAPLTANTLAKLTYGMADNLLTNTVLASTCPVLLAPAMNTDMWEQSTVQRNWQQILTDRRYHGMNTASGLLACDRIGAGRMAEPPEIVAYIQSLLHTQGVRDLAGKQVLISAGGTREYFDPVRFIGNPSTGKMGLALAQAALHRGAGVTLVHVPANWDVPLGVQAIPVNTAEEMQQVMRSYLPNADVIFMSAAVADVKPRNYSREKLPKRSLPQTLPLEPVPDIIAQLAQLKQPHQCLIGFAAQTGDIITPAMEKLQSKNLDMIVANPIDLPDSGFGSDNNQAIVLDKQRRKIEISHCSKLLMAHHLFDFIKGNRKNSAAT; encoded by the coding sequence ATGCTTAATCCTGCAACTCTCAAAAAAAGGGTTTTAATTGGTGTAGGCGGCGGTATCGCCGCCTATAAAGTTTGTGAGGTGGTTTCGAGATTATTTAAAACGGGGGTAGAAATCCGCGTCATTCTCACCCGTTCAGCCCAAGAATTTATCACGCCTCTAACTTTAGCCACTTTATCTCGTCATTGTGCCTATACAGATGATAGTTTCTGGCAGCCAATTCATTCTCGTCCTTTGCATATTGAATTGGGTGAATGGGCAGATTTATTATTAATTGCTCCTTTAACAGCGAATACATTAGCCAAGTTAACTTATGGAATGGCTGATAATTTGCTGACAAATACTGTCCTCGCTTCTACTTGTCCTGTACTGTTAGCGCCAGCCATGAATACAGATATGTGGGAACAATCAACGGTGCAGCGTAACTGGCAGCAAATATTAACTGATCGCAGATATCATGGCATGAATACAGCATCGGGTTTATTAGCTTGCGATCGCATCGGTGCTGGCAGAATGGCAGAACCCCCGGAAATTGTCGCATATATTCAATCGCTATTGCATACCCAAGGAGTCCGAGATTTAGCTGGTAAGCAAGTATTAATTAGTGCTGGGGGAACACGAGAGTATTTTGATCCTGTGAGGTTTATTGGTAATCCGTCTACGGGGAAGATGGGATTAGCTTTAGCACAAGCTGCGTTGCATCGCGGCGCTGGCGTGACCTTAGTACATGTCCCGGCTAACTGGGATGTACCATTGGGAGTACAAGCAATTCCTGTCAACACTGCTGAGGAAATGCAGCAAGTTATGCGGTCATATTTACCCAATGCTGATGTAATTTTTATGTCAGCTGCCGTTGCCGATGTCAAACCTAGAAATTACAGTCGAGAAAAATTACCCAAGCGATCGCTTCCCCAAACCTTACCCCTAGAACCTGTACCAGATATTATCGCTCAATTAGCACAACTCAAACAACCCCATCAGTGTTTAATTGGTTTTGCCGCGCAAACAGGAGATATTATCACACCAGCGATGGAAAAGTTGCAAAGTAAAAATTTGGATATGATTGTTGCTAATCCTATCGATCTACCTGATAGTGGTTTTGGTAGTGACAATAATCAAGCGATCGTTTTAGATAAGCAAAGGCGAAAGATAGAAATTTCCCATTGTTCTAAGCTACTTATGGCACATCATTTATTTGATTTTATCAAAGGAAATAGGAAAAACTCAGCCGCCACTTGA
- the petN gene encoding cytochrome b6-f complex subunit PetN: protein MAILTLGWVSLLVVFTWSIAMVVWGRNGL, encoded by the coding sequence ATGGCGATTTTGACATTGGGTTGGGTATCACTGTTAGTTGTATTCACTTGGTCGATTGCAATGGTAGTTTGGGGACGCAACGGATTATAG
- a CDS encoding PAS domain S-box protein: MTFQVVLLQIVDNTTVALSRLLQLWFIKLTAQVIDIIRHYQSQLIKFLGALLSSNDNEKQQFQSNSLDVTVADNQDQWRYQAIVEDQTELICRYLPDTTILYVNDAYCRYFGIDRDELIGKSYTPVIFEADRTEVTRLVNSMNCSNPQVTIENRVIVNEQVRWTQWHNHCFYDEHGQAVECQSVGRDITRLKEIETELRESEGRYRTLIETIPQLVWVAQADGVTRIDYNQRWFDYTGQTPEAVMGKGWLSVMHPDDVESTLNHWPNAVAAGTSYEAEYRLRRADGVYVWHLSKAEPVQNQQGQIVRWYGTCTDISERKRYEAEHQQAEAALQQLNETLELRIAQRTAELITVNETLRQEIQERQQAEALLKSSEERFRRAIVEAPFPIFIHAEEGEILQMSQAILDITGYSSDEIHTIADWTERAYGERQRDILAQINRLYKLNRRINEGEFEVRTKSGKTRTWLFSSAPLGRLNGTRLVISMAADITERKQAKVALANRIKQQAAVAQLSQVALSGLDLTALFDQTTRLVADSLAVEYCKVLELLPNGRSLLLRSGVGWQADLVGQATVSSDRTSQAGYTLLSDNPVIVKDLRVETRFNSPPLLIEHGVISSMSMIIQGQDNRPFGVLGVHSKQHRDFTQDDINFLQAVSNLLATAIQRKQTEQKLYQLNLTLEQRVQDRTQALEAANQELEAFSYSVAHDLRAPLRAIQGFAQVLIEDYDAALDDLGQEYIHRMATSAEHLDILIQDLLTYSRLGRTEVHLQRVSVAAVLEGVLADLQPTLQFKQPKIKIDSNLPVVYAQRSVLKQVLSNLIDNAFKFVALDLEPQIRIWAERQELLGSDSQVNPQRVRIWVEDNGIGIDPKHQERIFKAFERLHGVEAYPGTGIGLAIVKRGIERLGGQVGVESTLNQGSRFWIELALG, from the coding sequence ATGACTTTCCAAGTTGTATTGCTTCAAATAGTCGATAATACCACAGTAGCGCTCTCTCGGCTGTTGCAGCTTTGGTTTATTAAATTGACTGCACAAGTGATAGATATTATCCGACATTATCAATCTCAGTTAATTAAATTCTTGGGAGCATTACTGTCCAGTAATGACAATGAAAAGCAGCAATTTCAATCTAACTCATTAGATGTTACTGTTGCGGATAATCAAGACCAATGGCGCTATCAAGCCATTGTCGAAGACCAAACCGAATTAATTTGCCGCTATTTGCCAGATACCACCATTCTTTATGTGAATGATGCCTACTGTCGTTATTTTGGCATAGATCGGGACGAACTGATTGGTAAAAGCTATACACCTGTGATTTTTGAAGCCGATCGCACCGAAGTTACCCGTTTGGTCAATTCCATGAATTGCAGCAATCCGCAAGTTACCATTGAAAACCGAGTGATTGTAAATGAACAAGTACGCTGGACGCAATGGCACAATCACTGCTTTTATGACGAACATGGACAGGCGGTAGAATGTCAATCTGTCGGACGAGATATTACTCGACTCAAAGAAATTGAAACTGAGTTACGAGAAAGTGAAGGACGCTACCGTACCCTAATCGAAACGATTCCGCAGCTTGTTTGGGTAGCACAGGCAGATGGGGTAACAAGGATTGACTATAACCAACGCTGGTTTGATTACACTGGGCAAACCCCAGAAGCAGTAATGGGCAAGGGTTGGTTATCCGTTATGCATCCGGATGACGTGGAATCTACACTAAACCATTGGCCGAATGCAGTTGCAGCCGGAACGAGTTATGAAGCAGAATACCGATTGCGGCGGGCAGATGGAGTGTATGTTTGGCATTTGAGCAAGGCAGAGCCAGTCCAGAATCAACAGGGACAAATTGTTCGCTGGTATGGTACTTGTACCGATATTAGCGAACGAAAACGCTACGAAGCTGAGCATCAGCAAGCTGAGGCGGCATTACAACAGCTAAATGAAACATTAGAACTGCGAATTGCTCAGCGCACGGCTGAACTCATTACTGTCAACGAGACATTAAGACAAGAAATTCAAGAACGTCAACAAGCTGAAGCTCTATTAAAATCCAGTGAAGAACGATTCCGACGGGCGATCGTAGAGGCTCCTTTTCCCATTTTCATCCATGCGGAAGAAGGTGAAATCCTTCAAATGAGTCAAGCAATTTTAGATATTACAGGATATTCTTCAGATGAGATTCATACGATTGCTGACTGGACAGAGCGAGCCTATGGCGAACGTCAACGTGATATTTTGGCGCAAATCAACCGCCTTTACAAATTAAACAGGCGGATTAATGAAGGAGAGTTTGAGGTCAGAACAAAGAGTGGTAAGACTCGGACTTGGCTGTTTAGCTCTGCTCCGTTGGGTCGTTTGAATGGTACACGACTGGTAATTTCAATGGCAGCTGATATTACAGAGCGCAAGCAAGCAAAAGTAGCTCTTGCCAACAGAATCAAGCAACAGGCAGCAGTTGCTCAACTGAGTCAAGTTGCTTTATCGGGTCTAGATTTAACAGCCTTATTTGACCAGACAACTCGACTGGTTGCTGATAGTTTGGCTGTAGAGTACTGTAAAGTGCTGGAACTGCTGCCTAATGGTCGTTCTCTGCTTTTGCGTTCAGGGGTGGGTTGGCAAGCCGATTTGGTAGGACAGGCGACAGTGAGTAGTGATCGCACCTCTCAAGCAGGATATACTTTATTGTCTGACAATCCTGTAATTGTTAAAGATTTACGAGTAGAAACTCGATTTAACAGCCCTCCTTTGCTCATCGAACACGGTGTGATTAGTAGTATGAGCATGATTATTCAAGGGCAAGATAACCGCCCGTTCGGAGTACTCGGAGTGCATTCCAAGCAACATCGAGATTTTACGCAAGACGATATTAATTTCTTACAGGCTGTTTCTAACTTGTTAGCAACTGCTATCCAACGCAAGCAAACTGAGCAAAAACTATATCAACTCAATCTTACTTTAGAACAGCGTGTACAAGACCGTACCCAGGCACTAGAGGCAGCTAATCAAGAATTAGAAGCGTTTTCCTATTCAGTTGCCCATGACCTACGCGCGCCTCTACGGGCAATTCAGGGGTTCGCTCAAGTGCTGATTGAAGATTATGATGCTGCCTTGGATGATTTAGGTCAAGAATACATTCACCGCATGGCAACTTCTGCTGAACATTTAGATATCCTAATTCAAGATTTGCTCACCTATAGCCGTTTAGGACGGACTGAAGTTCATTTACAACGGGTCAGTGTTGCCGCTGTCTTGGAAGGAGTTTTGGCTGATTTGCAGCCAACATTGCAATTTAAACAGCCGAAGATAAAAATAGATTCAAATTTACCAGTTGTTTATGCTCAACGCAGTGTTCTCAAGCAAGTATTGAGCAACTTAATTGACAATGCCTTCAAGTTTGTAGCGTTAGATTTAGAGCCTCAGATTCGGATTTGGGCAGAACGACAAGAGTTGTTGGGTAGTGACTCACAAGTGAATCCGCAGCGAGTCAGAATTTGGGTTGAAGATAACGGCATCGGCATAGACCCCAAGCATCAAGAGCGAATTTTCAAGGCGTTTGAACGGTTGCATGGAGTAGAAGCTTATCCGGGAACGGGTATAGGATTGGCGATCGTCAAGCGAGGTATTGAGCGTTTGGGTGGACAAGTTGGGGTAGAGTCAACACTCAACCAGGGAAGTCGGTTTTGGATTGAGCTAGCTTTGGGTTAA